A window of Sagittula sp. P11 genomic DNA:
CGCTACCACGTTCTGGGAGGGACCCTGTCGGCGCTGGATGGCGTGGGCCCGGACGAGCTGCGCATTCCCCGGCTGATGGACCGGCTTGGCGCCGAGAACGTGACGGAGGTCATCCTCGCGCTCAACGCCACAATCGACGGGCAGACCACCGCCCATTACATCGCCGATCAGCTCGAAGGGCGGGTGTCCGTTTCCTCGCTGGCGCAGGGTGTGCCGATCGGGGGGGAGCTCGACTATCTCGACGACGGGACCATCACCGCTGCCCTGAACGCGCGCAAACGCTTCTGAACCGATCAGAAACTGCGCCCGAAAGGACGCACCTGTCGCTTCTCGTGGCCTAGGGCTATTGCGCGCTTGCGGGCTATTCGCAATAGCTGCGGCCAACTGCTTGCCCGCTGCCCCGGAGCCCTCCATGTCCTGCCTCGCGCGCCTTGCGCTTGCCGTCGCCCTGACTGCCGCTTCCCTTGTCCCGGCCCAAGCCGCCGACAAGACCGCGATGTCGCAGACCGACCTGCTCGGGCGCGAGATCGGTTTTGGCATCGGGCAGACCGCGCTCGATACGGCCGCTGCAGGTATATGGCTCGGGGCGAGCACCGGGCGCAGCACGGTCGATCCGTCCGGCGGTCAAGAGACCGACGCGGACCGGCGCAACGTGGTCCTTGGCTACGGCTTCGGCGAGACGGGTTTCTCGGCTTTCGCGGGCTATGGGCAGGGTGCCTCCGAACTGGCGGATGACATCCACAAGGCGCGCATCCGCTCCTATTTCCTGGGCCTGACCTACGGCCGCACGGTTGGCCGGCTCGCCTTCGACGGCGCCGCCTACGTGGGTCGCAGCCACAACGTGATCGACAGCCCCGACACCGCCACAGGCGCCGCCGACCGGGACGGGCGCCTGCTGGGTCTGACGCTGCGCGGGTCGGGCATGCTGATGGACGATGGCGCGGGCCACGGGATCGACTTCGTCGTCCAGGGCGACGCGCTGCACCACACGACCAAGGCCTACCCCGTCTCCGGCCTGCCCGGTGCCACTGTGGACGAGCGTGACAGCACCGCCACCGCCCTGCGGCTGGAAGTGGGCGCGCCGATGACCGCCGCCGGGGCGAGCCTGCGGCCCTTCCTCGGGCTGACGGCCTTCGGCGGCCAGCAGGACGAGATCGCGGTGTCCGGTATGGCGCCGTTCGACGCCGTGGACGTGCTGTCAAAGACACAGATGTCGCTGGGCATGAGCTTCAAGGCGCAGGCGCTGAACGGCCTTGGCGGCCGGGTAGAGCTGACGTCCGACGACAAGGGCCACACCGGGTTCAATGCCGGGTTCTCCCTGAACTTCTGAACCGCTCTGTCACGGCGTCGTCTAAGCGCCGCGCCGGACCCTGCCCCATTCGCCCACCCTGCAAACGAAAATCGCGGGCCAGTGACGGCCCGCGGTTTCGAAGTGCTTGCAGCGTCGGAATAAAAGGCCCGCCTCAGCGGTCCTCGTCCTCGTCTTCCTTGTCTTCCGGCAGGTTGAAGAAGCTGTCGGCGTCCAGGTAGTTCTGGTTGTCCTCCTCTTCCTCGTCGTCGTCGCCACGGGGATCGGACAGCGAGAAGCTCTCCAGCCCTTCCATGTTCGAAGGCAGGCGCGGTTCGGCGCTGTCCATCTCGAGGCTCTGCTCCGTCGACACAAGCTTGCGGCGCTCGTCGTCGGTCATCACCTTTTCCAGATCCTTCGCGGCCTTGGCCACGGCGGCGTCAAGCTCCGTCTGCTTGCAGAGTCCAAGCGCCACCGGGTCGATGGGCTGCATGTTCTGGATGTTCCAGT
This region includes:
- a CDS encoding autotransporter outer membrane beta-barrel domain-containing protein, yielding MSCLARLALAVALTAASLVPAQAADKTAMSQTDLLGREIGFGIGQTALDTAAAGIWLGASTGRSTVDPSGGQETDADRRNVVLGYGFGETGFSAFAGYGQGASELADDIHKARIRSYFLGLTYGRTVGRLAFDGAAYVGRSHNVIDSPDTATGAADRDGRLLGLTLRGSGMLMDDGAGHGIDFVVQGDALHHTTKAYPVSGLPGATVDERDSTATALRLEVGAPMTAAGASLRPFLGLTAFGGQQDEIAVSGMAPFDAVDVLSKTQMSLGMSFKAQALNGLGGRVELTSDDKGHTGFNAGFSLNF